The following proteins are co-located in the Sphingomonas panacis genome:
- a CDS encoding ferritin-like domain-containing protein: protein MMTALHEDSLDTRNERREFFRTALGAAAITATGAAALTITSIARADTVADSSLVNFALNFEYLLGQFYGLAANGAGLPAAQLTGAGTAGAVTGGRQATFTDPVVAQIASEFAQEAAARVAFLRTTAGADVIAQPKIDLDVTATAAFSTAMRAAGLVASGTGFDVYANDSNFLLAAFLLEDVVATTYRGLLTSATNATNRESIVGLLGAAAYRAGTIRTLLYAKGAASGSTLRANADAISNVRDALDGSSDDDQGISPTTDANSNLVSNITPAGPDGIAYGRAATSVLNIVYLNSLSTSSGGFFPAGVNGTTVASAAN from the coding sequence ATGATGACTGCCCTGCACGAGGACTCCCTCGATACGCGTAACGAGCGCCGTGAATTTTTCCGTACCGCGCTCGGCGCCGCCGCGATCACCGCTACGGGGGCTGCCGCCCTCACCATCACCTCGATCGCGCGCGCAGATACCGTCGCCGATTCGTCGCTGGTCAATTTCGCGCTCAATTTCGAATATCTGCTCGGGCAGTTCTACGGCCTCGCCGCCAACGGCGCCGGCCTTCCCGCCGCGCAACTGACCGGCGCGGGCACCGCCGGGGCGGTCACCGGCGGCCGCCAGGCGACCTTCACCGATCCCGTCGTCGCGCAGATCGCCAGCGAGTTCGCGCAAGAAGCCGCCGCGCGAGTCGCCTTCCTGCGCACCACCGCCGGCGCCGACGTGATCGCCCAGCCCAAGATCGACCTCGACGTCACCGCGACAGCCGCGTTCAGCACCGCGATGCGCGCCGCCGGCCTCGTCGCCTCGGGCACCGGGTTCGATGTCTACGCGAACGACAGCAACTTCCTGCTCGCCGCGTTCCTGCTCGAAGATGTCGTCGCCACCACCTATCGCGGCCTCCTCACAAGTGCCACGAATGCGACAAACCGCGAATCGATCGTCGGCCTGCTCGGCGCGGCGGCGTACCGCGCCGGCACGATCCGCACGTTGCTCTACGCCAAGGGCGCCGCCAGCGGCTCGACGCTGCGCGCCAATGCCGATGCGATCTCCAACGTGCGCGACGCGCTCGACGGCAGCAGCGACGACGATCAGGGCATTTCGCCGACTACCGACGCGAACAGCAATCTGGTTTCGAACATCACCCCGGCGGGTCCGGACGGCATCGCCTACGGCCGCGCGGCCACCTCGGTGCTCAACATCGTCTATCTCAACAGCCTGTCGACCTCGTCCGGGGGCTTCTTCCCCGCCGGCGTCAACGGCACGACCGTCGCCAGCGCCGCGAACTAA
- a CDS encoding ferritin-like domain-containing protein: MTDTATDLLSPSPSTAEDPRRLARRNFLRTTGQMTVAASGLALLSACGGGSDNSGGTPTPTPTPTSTDTSAIINADALNLALNFAYLQAQFFAFATTGANISAIADTPAHPGGGAALLTGTGQQGTVTGGRAVSFANPIIAQYAREIAADDLAHLAFLRSALGGSAVAMPSLNIDGGASGAFSTFARAAGYVASGATFDPYASDLNFLLAAFIFKDVAVTAYKGVATLLSSTLTLDAVAGLLTTQAYHAALIRTTLYTMGQGTAVGQFSNARDVFDGSVDIDQGITGTGTTANIVPADAQGRVYTRTAGQVLNVAYQNSAAVTSGGFLPNGANGNIKTSAASNA; this comes from the coding sequence GTGACCGATACCGCGACCGACCTTCTTTCGCCTTCGCCGAGCACCGCCGAAGACCCCCGCCGCCTAGCGCGTCGGAACTTCCTGCGCACCACTGGCCAGATGACCGTTGCAGCCAGCGGTCTGGCGCTGCTCAGCGCCTGCGGCGGCGGCAGTGACAATTCGGGCGGTACGCCCACCCCCACTCCGACCCCGACCTCGACCGACACCAGCGCGATCATCAATGCCGACGCGCTCAACCTCGCGCTCAACTTCGCCTATCTGCAGGCGCAGTTCTTCGCTTTCGCGACCACTGGCGCCAATATCTCGGCGATCGCCGACACCCCGGCGCATCCCGGCGGCGGCGCTGCGCTGCTCACCGGAACCGGGCAACAAGGTACCGTGACGGGCGGCCGCGCGGTGAGCTTCGCCAATCCGATCATCGCGCAATATGCGCGAGAGATCGCCGCCGACGATCTCGCGCACCTTGCCTTTCTGCGCTCCGCGCTCGGCGGGTCGGCCGTGGCGATGCCGTCGCTCAACATCGACGGCGGCGCGAGCGGCGCGTTCAGCACTTTCGCGCGGGCCGCTGGCTATGTCGCCTCGGGCGCGACATTCGATCCATATGCGAGCGACCTCAACTTCCTGCTCGCCGCGTTCATCTTCAAGGATGTCGCGGTAACGGCATACAAGGGCGTCGCGACACTGTTGTCGAGCACGCTCACGCTCGATGCCGTCGCCGGGCTGCTCACCACGCAGGCCTATCACGCCGCGCTGATCCGCACGACGCTCTACACGATGGGTCAGGGCACCGCCGTCGGCCAGTTCAGCAACGCACGCGACGTTTTCGATGGCTCGGTCGATATCGATCAGGGCATCACCGGCACCGGGACCACGGCCAACATCGTACCGGCCGACGCGCAGGGCCGCGTCTACACGCGCACCGCCGGCCAGGTGCTCAACGTCGCCTATCAGAACAGCGCGGCGGTGACGTCGGGCGGGTTCCTCCCCAATGGCGCCAACGGCAACATCAAGACCAGCGCGGCAAGCAACGCCTGA